One Osmerus eperlanus chromosome 23, fOsmEpe2.1, whole genome shotgun sequence DNA segment encodes these proteins:
- the LOC134009577 gene encoding vang-like protein 2, with protein MDNESQYSGYSYKSSRSSRKHRERRDRHRSKSRDSSVRGDKSVTIQAPGEPLLDGESTRGDDRDDNWGETTTVVTGTSEHSVSNEDLTRVSKELDESSPLECRRFLGPALGAVLGLFALVTPLAFLALPQLLWRDALDPCGTPCEGLYVSLAFKLLVLLISTWALFLRPPRASLPRFFIFRCLLLALVFLFVASYWLFYGVRVLEPQERDYRGIVGYAASLVDSLLFIQYLALVLLEVRHLQPAFCLKVVRTTDGASRFYNVGHLSIQRAAVWILDQYYSDFPVYNPALLNLPKSILSKKMSGFKVYNLGEENSTNNSTGQSRAMMAAAARRRDNSHNEYYYEEAEMDRRLRKRKARLVVAVEEAFTHIKRLQEDEPAASSPKHPREVMDPREAAQAIFAPMARAMQKYLRTTRQQPYHSMESIINHLQFCITHNMTPKAFLERYLSPGPTLQYQKENGRGRQWTLVSEEPVTSSLRQGLVFSLRRLDFSLVVTVTPLPFLRLGEEFIDPKSHKFVMRLQSETSV; from the exons ATGGACAACGAGTCGCAGTACTCGGGCTACTCCTACAAGTCGTCCCGCAGCTCACGCAAgcacag ggagaggagggacaggcACCGGTCGAAGAGCCGGGACAGCAGCGTCCGGGGGGACAAGTCTGTGACCATCCAGGCCCCTGGAGAACCGCTCCTGGACGGCGAGTCGACCAGAGGAGATGACAGg GATGACAACTGGGGCGAGACCACCACCGTGGTCACGGGCACCTCGGAGCACAGCGTCTCCAACGAGGACCTGACGCGCGTCTCCAAGGAGCTGGACGAGTCGTCGCCGCTGGAGTGCCGCCGCTTCCTCGGCCCGGCCCTGGGCGCCGTGCTGGGCCTCTTCGCCCTGGTCACCCCCCTGGCCTTCCTGGCGCTCCCCCAGCTGCTGTGGCGGGACGCCCTGGACCCGTGCGGCACGCCCTGCGAGGGCCTCTACGTCTCCCTGGCCTTCaagctcctcgtcctcctcatctccacctGGGCGCTGTTCCTGCGCCCGCCGCGCGCCTCGCTCCCCCGCTTCTTCATCTTCCGCTGCCTGCTGCTGGCCCTCGTCTTCCTCTTCGTGGCGTCCTACTGGCTGTTCTACGGCGTGCGCGTGCTGGAGCCGCAGGAGAGGGACTACCGGGGCATCGTGGGCTACGCGGCGTCGCTGGTGGACTCGCTGCTCTTCATCCAGTACCTGGcgctggtgctgctggaggtGCGGCACCTGCAGCCCGCCTTCTGCCTCAAGGTGgtgcgcaccaccgacggggccAGCCGCTTCTACAATGTGGGccacctcag CATCCAGAGGGCAGCCGTGTGGATTCTGGACCAGTACTACAGTGACTTCCCCGTGTACAACCCGGCGCTGCTCAACCTGCCCAAGTCCATCCTCTCCAAGAAGATGTCTGGATTCAAGGTCTACAACCTGGGAGAAG AAAACAGCACCAACAACTCCACCGGTCAGTCCAGGGCCATGATGGCCGCTGCCGCGAGGCGCCGCGACAACTCCCACAACGAGTACTACTACGAGGAGGCTGAGATGGACCGCCGGCTACGCAAGCGCAAGGCCAG GCTGGTGGTGGCGGTGGAGGAGGCCTTCACCCACATCAAGCGCCTCCAGGAGGACGAGCCGGCCGCCTCGTCGCCCAAGCACCCCCGGGAGGTGATGGACCCCCGGGAGGCGGCCCAGGCCATCTTTGCCCCCATGGCCCGGGCCATGCAGAAGTACCTGCGCACCACCCGCCAGCAGCCCTACCACAGCATGGAGAGCATCATCAACCACCTGCAGTTCTGCATCACGCACAACATGACCCCCAAG gCGTTCCTGGAGCGTTACCTGAGCCCAGGGCCGACCCTGCAGTACCAGAAAGAGAACGGCAGGGGGCGCCAGTGGACGCTGGTGAGCGAGGAGCCCGTGACGTCTTCGCTGCGCCAGGGCCTTGTCTTCTCCCTGCGCCGCCTCGACTTCTCCCTGGTCGTCACGGTgacgcccctccccttcctgcgcCTGGGGGAGGAGTTCATCGACCCCAAAAGCCACAAGTTTGTCATGAGGCTCCAGTCGGAAACGTCCGTCTAg
- the si:cabz01074946.1 gene encoding SLAM family member 9 isoform X3 has protein sequence MKLLFLPSIYLLMISHAMAVDTRQVSGFVGQPITLKPGCANTSTISTIEWSIFTNNTFIATFRNGKVRVDRIPQFQGRLKLNKDNGDLEIRDLKEGDSLLYTAEITSKTGGKQPRIEIQLSVKQRLEKPTITILFNKMENGSCVMALRCSSPFQGTNISWKSEPSLVNEAFFQKSVGNSTELFVLFKQNASRLTCVTANDDSEEFKVVEMTCQGDKPVFRPIPYHKPCISDFVICLIFVFGVIVGGLFAYKFNEKLKKMVDNCKEKCRDKKFNCLQDSGI, from the exons ATGAAACTACTGTTTTTACCTAGTATCTACCTTCTAATGATCTCCCATG CCATGGCAGTGGACACGAGACAAGTGTCAGGGTTTGTGGGACAGCCTATCACCTTGAAACCAGGATGCGCCAACacctccaccatctccaccaTCGAGTGGTCCATCTTCACAAACAACACCTTCATTGCAACCTTCCGTAACGGAAAGGTGAGGGTTGATCGCATTCCACAGTTCCAAGGTCGTCTGAAGCTCAACAAAGACAACGGCGACCTGGAGATCCGAGATCTGAAGGAGGGGGACTCCCTGCTCTACACAGCAGAGATAACGAGCAAAACTGGAGGAAAGCAGCCGAGGATTGAGATTCAACTCTCGGTGAAAC AGCGCCTGGAGAAGCCCACCATCACAATCCTGTTCAACAAGATGGAGAACGGCTCCTGTGTGATGGCGCTGCGATGCTCCTCCCCATTTCAGGGCACCAACATCTCCTGGAAATCTGAACCTTCACTGGTCAACGAAGCCTTCTTTCAGAAAAGTGTCGGCAATTCCACCGAGCTGTTTGTACTCTTCAAACAAAACGCATCCCGCCTAACATGCGTCACGGCCAACGACGACAGCGAGGAGTTTAAAGTTGTAGAAATGACGTGTCAGG GAGACAAGCCCGTTTTTCGTCCTATCCCATATCACAAAccctgtatttcagattttgttATCTGTCTTATATTTGTATTTGGAGTTATAGTTGGTGGACTCTTTGCATACAAGTTTAATG AAAAACTGAAAAAGATGGTAGATAATTGTAAAGAAAAATGTAG GGATAAGAAATTCAACTGTTTACAAGATTCAGGAATCTGA
- the si:cabz01074946.1 gene encoding SLAM family member 9 isoform X1 — MKLLFLPSIYLLMISHAMAVDTRQVSGFVGQPITLKPGCANTSTISTIEWSIFTNNTFIATFRNGKVRVDRIPQFQGRLKLNKDNGDLEIRDLKEGDSLLYTAEITSKTGGKQPRIEIQLSVKQRLEKPTITILFNKMENGSCVMALRCSSPFQGTNISWKSEPSLVNEAFFQKSVGNSTELFVLFKQNASRLTCVTANDDSEEFKVVEMTCQGDKPVFRPIPYHKPCISDFVICLIFVFGVIVGGLFAYKFNEKLKKMVDNCKEKWIRNSTVYKIQESENSSKLGNS, encoded by the exons ATGAAACTACTGTTTTTACCTAGTATCTACCTTCTAATGATCTCCCATG CCATGGCAGTGGACACGAGACAAGTGTCAGGGTTTGTGGGACAGCCTATCACCTTGAAACCAGGATGCGCCAACacctccaccatctccaccaTCGAGTGGTCCATCTTCACAAACAACACCTTCATTGCAACCTTCCGTAACGGAAAGGTGAGGGTTGATCGCATTCCACAGTTCCAAGGTCGTCTGAAGCTCAACAAAGACAACGGCGACCTGGAGATCCGAGATCTGAAGGAGGGGGACTCCCTGCTCTACACAGCAGAGATAACGAGCAAAACTGGAGGAAAGCAGCCGAGGATTGAGATTCAACTCTCGGTGAAAC AGCGCCTGGAGAAGCCCACCATCACAATCCTGTTCAACAAGATGGAGAACGGCTCCTGTGTGATGGCGCTGCGATGCTCCTCCCCATTTCAGGGCACCAACATCTCCTGGAAATCTGAACCTTCACTGGTCAACGAAGCCTTCTTTCAGAAAAGTGTCGGCAATTCCACCGAGCTGTTTGTACTCTTCAAACAAAACGCATCCCGCCTAACATGCGTCACGGCCAACGACGACAGCGAGGAGTTTAAAGTTGTAGAAATGACGTGTCAGG GAGACAAGCCCGTTTTTCGTCCTATCCCATATCACAAAccctgtatttcagattttgttATCTGTCTTATATTTGTATTTGGAGTTATAGTTGGTGGACTCTTTGCATACAAGTTTAATG AAAAACTGAAAAAGATGGTAGATAATTGTAAAGAAAAAT GGATAAGAAATTCAACTGTTTACAAGATTCAGGAATCTGAAAACAGTTCAAAATTAGGCAACTCTTGA
- the si:cabz01074946.1 gene encoding SLAM family member 9 isoform X2, with product MKLLFLPSIYLLMISHVDTRQVSGFVGQPITLKPGCANTSTISTIEWSIFTNNTFIATFRNGKVRVDRIPQFQGRLKLNKDNGDLEIRDLKEGDSLLYTAEITSKTGGKQPRIEIQLSVKQRLEKPTITILFNKMENGSCVMALRCSSPFQGTNISWKSEPSLVNEAFFQKSVGNSTELFVLFKQNASRLTCVTANDDSEEFKVVEMTCQGDKPVFRPIPYHKPCISDFVICLIFVFGVIVGGLFAYKFNEKLKKMVDNCKEKWIRNSTVYKIQESENSSKLGNS from the exons ATGAAACTACTGTTTTTACCTAGTATCTACCTTCTAATGATCTCCCATG TGGACACGAGACAAGTGTCAGGGTTTGTGGGACAGCCTATCACCTTGAAACCAGGATGCGCCAACacctccaccatctccaccaTCGAGTGGTCCATCTTCACAAACAACACCTTCATTGCAACCTTCCGTAACGGAAAGGTGAGGGTTGATCGCATTCCACAGTTCCAAGGTCGTCTGAAGCTCAACAAAGACAACGGCGACCTGGAGATCCGAGATCTGAAGGAGGGGGACTCCCTGCTCTACACAGCAGAGATAACGAGCAAAACTGGAGGAAAGCAGCCGAGGATTGAGATTCAACTCTCGGTGAAAC AGCGCCTGGAGAAGCCCACCATCACAATCCTGTTCAACAAGATGGAGAACGGCTCCTGTGTGATGGCGCTGCGATGCTCCTCCCCATTTCAGGGCACCAACATCTCCTGGAAATCTGAACCTTCACTGGTCAACGAAGCCTTCTTTCAGAAAAGTGTCGGCAATTCCACCGAGCTGTTTGTACTCTTCAAACAAAACGCATCCCGCCTAACATGCGTCACGGCCAACGACGACAGCGAGGAGTTTAAAGTTGTAGAAATGACGTGTCAGG GAGACAAGCCCGTTTTTCGTCCTATCCCATATCACAAAccctgtatttcagattttgttATCTGTCTTATATTTGTATTTGGAGTTATAGTTGGTGGACTCTTTGCATACAAGTTTAATG AAAAACTGAAAAAGATGGTAGATAATTGTAAAGAAAAAT GGATAAGAAATTCAACTGTTTACAAGATTCAGGAATCTGAAAACAGTTCAAAATTAGGCAACTCTTGA
- the LOC134009594 gene encoding SLAM family member 5-like yields the protein MVSGERLLFLSAPGGVLSLLFLHGVGALASQVINKTEGESVLFQLNSFRREDQYEVVWWNFNDTKIAEKNYGTEPEYPSQLFGGRLEMNTGNFSLTVKSLELKDSGIFSVVSDVSEGDQPGTQDIPLQVYKSITEAKIDSNSTWQSESSSCDVLVSCSSPGHSDVSYTWWINNQTHHSPQVKFSLPAGRATVSCTAQNPVSHKTASQTVTCIKETALDSTEGQYVIIGVSAFAVLLLFLIVALVCYKCRKTEANTDLIADTIYADITDNIGMKDKPASNTINTDSIYETVKDHVVIPANKPLSVYDTIQFDRTAAPDSAGVSQ from the exons ATGGTCTCTGGAGAGCGCCTGCTCTTCCTCTCCGCTCCCGGGGGagtgctctccctcctcttcctccacg gtgtgggGGCACTTGCATCTCAGGTGATCAacaagacagaaggagagagtgtgctGTTTCAGTTAAACAGCTTTAGGAGAGAAGACCAGTATGAGGTTGTGTGGTGGAATTTTAATGACACAAAAATAGCAGAAAAAAATTATGGGACAGAGCCGGAATATCCAAGTCAGTTGTTTGGAGGAAGACTAGAAATGAACACCGGAAATTTCAGTTTGACAGTGAAGAGCCTAGAACTAAAGGACTCTGGGATATTCAGTGTTGTGTCGGATGTATCCGAGGGAGATCAACCAGGCACACAGGACATCCCTCTTCAAGTCTACA AGTCTATAACTGAGGCAAAAATCGACTCCAACTCTACCTGGCAGTCGGAGAGTAGCTCGTGTGACGTCTTGGTGAGCTGCTCTTCTCCAGGACACAGCGATGTGTCCTACACCTGGTGGATAAACAACCAGACCCACCATTCCCCCCAGGTGAAATTCTCCCTACCAGCAGGGCGAGCCACCGTGAGCTGCACCGCCCAGAACCCCGTCAGTCATAAAACCGCATCACAAACAGTGACGTGCATCAAGGAAACTGCGCTGGATTCCACAG AAGGCCAGTATGTCATCATCGGTGTTTCAGCATTTGctgtccttctcctcttccttatTGTGGCCTTGGTCTGCTATAAATGCAGAAAAACTG AGGCAAACACAGACCTGATAGCAGACACCATATATGCTGACATTACGGACAACATAGGGATGAAAGAC aagCCAGCTAGCAACACCATCAACACTGACTCCATCTACGAAACTGTCAAAGACCATGTTGTAATACCTGCAAACAAG cctctgtcGGTTTACGACACGATCCAGTTCGATCGAACGGCGGCGCCCGACTCCGCCGGGGTGTCTCAGTAG